A genomic segment from Rhodopirellula islandica encodes:
- a CDS encoding type II toxin-antitoxin system RelE/ParE family toxin encodes MKIQLSKAAANDIHEIETYTLSNFGTSQTLDFLGKLEDALTLISTQSAMGTLRPEFDPPNHQFRYQAILRSFIVVYEEHEESLLVAQIIHGSRNLLSELLRESGDETE; translated from the coding sequence ATGAAAATTCAACTTTCAAAGGCTGCCGCAAACGACATTCATGAAATTGAAACGTACACGCTGTCGAATTTTGGCACGTCGCAAACGCTCGACTTTCTAGGAAAGCTCGAAGACGCTCTGACGCTAATCTCGACGCAGTCGGCAATGGGAACGCTTCGTCCAGAATTTGATCCGCCAAATCACCAGTTTCGATACCAAGCGATTTTGAGAAGCTTTATCGTGGTTTACGAGGAGCATGAAGAGAGTCTTCTTGTCGCTCAAATCATCCACGGATCTCGAAATCTACTTTCGGAGCTTCTGCGCGAAAGCGGTGATGAGACTGAATGA
- a CDS encoding DUF4129 domain-containing protein encodes MNDLCPAAATPRPLGQHSRSRLGPFGSVRALWFSCVLPCICFSVCTPALSAESTTESARVSPVSDSVWYDDDTGELVPVEVQDQQTDTENRGSRWTAVTSNKSTAATPAPATTTSFPFAQLFGWLMLGGLLVGLVSMLAWVFANSDFDFHHGSVEQSLLEGDRVDRQTRQRMEHLPEALRDTTVNPRSEAERLMREGQFNEAIIYLYGHQLLLLDRVHWLRLARGKTNSRYVREAKRSQPDTGSRLQHTVAAFERAYFGRHELSQSEFERLWQTNAALEQAIQSADSARQPGAA; translated from the coding sequence ATGAACGACCTCTGCCCTGCCGCGGCGACTCCCAGACCGCTTGGCCAACACAGCCGTTCGCGTCTGGGGCCGTTTGGTTCCGTGCGAGCCCTTTGGTTCAGCTGCGTGTTGCCCTGCATTTGCTTCAGCGTTTGCACGCCAGCCTTGTCAGCAGAATCGACCACCGAATCCGCGCGGGTCTCGCCCGTCAGTGACTCGGTTTGGTACGACGACGACACTGGCGAACTGGTTCCCGTCGAAGTTCAAGACCAACAAACCGACACGGAGAATCGCGGCAGTCGTTGGACCGCCGTGACGTCCAACAAGTCCACTGCGGCGACTCCCGCTCCTGCGACCACCACCAGTTTTCCGTTTGCTCAACTGTTTGGTTGGTTGATGTTGGGTGGTCTGCTGGTCGGATTGGTCTCGATGTTGGCGTGGGTGTTCGCCAACAGTGACTTTGACTTCCACCACGGAAGCGTCGAGCAATCGCTTCTGGAAGGAGACCGCGTTGATCGCCAAACCCGTCAACGCATGGAACATTTGCCCGAGGCGTTGCGAGACACGACGGTCAACCCACGTTCCGAAGCCGAACGGTTGATGCGCGAGGGCCAGTTCAACGAAGCCATCATCTACCTTTACGGGCATCAACTGTTGTTGCTCGATCGAGTCCACTGGTTGCGATTGGCTCGAGGGAAAACGAACAGCCGCTACGTGCGTGAAGCCAAACGCTCTCAACCCGACACGGGAAGTCGATTGCAGCATACCGTTGCCGCTTTTGAACGTGCCTACTTTGGCCGGCATGAATTGTCGCAATCCGAATTCGAACGCCTCTGGCAAACCAACGCGGCGCTGGAACAAGCGATCCAATCCGCCGACTCCGCTCGACAACCGGGGGCAGCATGA
- a CDS encoding stage II sporulation protein M, with translation MNIANLLDKRRSNWGELERLCEAMEVRGRTDKAGPQYKGAAGIVRFATLYRGACADLALADAYQLPPATVTYLHRLVARSHNQLYRAGKFEPTGWFDMIFRVAPREIYGDACVRVATIVFFGLFALSMYLGYQQTLFPDFANVVVGEAGLEQMEEMYEMELVGSLDHYISMSSFYIMHNTGIGLKCFAYGILIVPCLYILSSNAVTLGTVFGYMAREDVASRDNFFEFVTAHGPFELTAIALSAAAGLRLGMGLFATGGLSRIDSVRRSAVRAVPVISAAAVLFVLAAFTEGFISPSPLAYTFKAGWSVMSSSMISFYFVVLGFPGNRQHRTGGRPIDTIWNDESTETSESNTLANLSGGSSSVRAA, from the coding sequence ATGAACATCGCCAATCTGCTCGACAAACGACGATCGAACTGGGGCGAATTGGAACGTCTTTGCGAGGCCATGGAAGTTCGAGGACGAACAGACAAGGCTGGGCCTCAATACAAAGGTGCCGCTGGCATCGTTCGTTTTGCAACGCTGTATCGCGGCGCATGTGCGGACTTGGCTTTGGCCGATGCGTACCAATTGCCTCCCGCTACGGTGACCTACCTGCACCGGCTCGTCGCGCGCTCACACAACCAGCTTTATCGAGCCGGCAAATTTGAACCCACCGGTTGGTTCGACATGATTTTTCGCGTCGCGCCACGCGAGATCTATGGCGATGCCTGCGTCCGCGTCGCCACCATCGTGTTCTTCGGTTTGTTCGCGCTGTCGATGTACTTGGGCTACCAACAAACCCTGTTCCCCGATTTTGCCAACGTCGTAGTTGGCGAAGCAGGCCTGGAACAGATGGAAGAGATGTACGAAATGGAACTGGTCGGCAGCCTCGACCACTACATCAGCATGTCCAGCTTCTACATCATGCACAACACTGGGATTGGGCTGAAATGTTTCGCCTATGGAATCCTGATCGTGCCGTGCCTTTACATCTTGTCGAGCAACGCCGTGACGCTGGGCACCGTGTTTGGCTACATGGCTCGTGAGGACGTCGCCAGTCGCGACAATTTCTTTGAGTTCGTCACTGCACACGGTCCATTTGAGTTGACAGCGATCGCCTTGTCCGCCGCCGCGGGACTGCGTCTGGGGATGGGACTGTTCGCCACCGGAGGCTTGAGCCGAATCGACTCGGTTCGTCGATCAGCAGTGCGAGCCGTTCCAGTCATTTCCGCCGCAGCCGTCTTGTTCGTGCTCGCCGCCTTCACCGAAGGTTTTATCTCCCCCAGCCCACTGGCATACACCTTCAAGGCGGGATGGTCGGTGATGTCTTCCAGCATGATCAGCTTCTACTTCGTCGTCCTCGGCTTCCCTGGAAATCGCCAACATCGAACCGGCGGACGCCCCATCGATACTATCTGGAATGACGAGTCCACTGAAACTTCCGAGTCCAACACGCTAGCCAACCTCAGTGGCGGGAGCTCGAGCGTCCGTGCAGCTTGA
- the pdeM gene encoding ligase-associated DNA damage response endonuclease PdeM — protein sequence MTSGSIITNLAGTEWQLFASRAAFCPEHDTLFVADPHLGKDATFRRHGLPVPLGSSVETLQTISRLLADTSASRLVILGDLFHARSSLTTETVAAVESFFAEHPSVEFLLVRGNHDAHVGNLPGTWPIRTVEEGERMGQLALGHHPGPVPDGADLWLCGHLHPAIRIGSGRDSFGKLPCFWYSSGCLVFPAIGEFTGTHVVQPEKDDRTWLVADNEIIEV from the coding sequence ATGACGTCGGGATCAATCATCACGAATTTGGCCGGCACCGAGTGGCAACTTTTCGCGTCGCGGGCCGCGTTTTGCCCAGAACATGACACGCTGTTTGTCGCCGATCCGCATCTGGGAAAGGACGCAACGTTTCGTCGTCATGGACTTCCGGTGCCACTGGGAAGCAGTGTTGAAACCTTGCAAACCATCTCGCGTTTGCTGGCGGACACGAGTGCTTCTCGCCTCGTGATTCTTGGGGACTTGTTCCACGCGAGATCATCGCTCACGACCGAAACCGTCGCCGCCGTCGAATCGTTTTTTGCCGAGCACCCATCCGTGGAGTTCCTGCTGGTCCGAGGCAATCACGATGCACACGTCGGGAATCTACCCGGCACCTGGCCGATTCGAACCGTCGAGGAAGGAGAGCGGATGGGGCAACTTGCGTTGGGGCACCATCCTGGTCCGGTGCCAGATGGAGCCGACCTGTGGTTGTGCGGTCATTTGCATCCCGCGATCCGAATCGGCTCAGGACGCGATTCGTTTGGGAAGCTGCCGTGTTTCTGGTACTCGTCTGGATGTCTCGTCTTTCCGGCCATCGGCGAGTTCACCGGAACCCACGTCGTCCAGCCCGAGAAAGACGATCGGACTTGGTTGGTTGCCGACAACGAAATCATCGAAGTGTGA
- a CDS encoding type II toxin-antitoxin system ParD family antitoxin, whose protein sequence is MSLSLTPEQSSFVESCVGTGRFQSASEVVRAGLRLLADQEAIRLAELEAVKNLVQAGADSIDRGELLDSTEFFSSLREKYSASGG, encoded by the coding sequence ATGTCCCTATCACTGACGCCCGAACAATCATCGTTTGTCGAGTCGTGTGTTGGTACTGGCCGATTTCAGTCGGCGAGTGAAGTCGTTCGTGCTGGTCTAAGGCTACTCGCGGATCAAGAAGCGATCAGGCTTGCCGAGCTTGAAGCGGTTAAAAATCTGGTTCAAGCCGGAGCCGATTCCATTGATCGTGGTGAACTGCTTGACTCGACTGAATTCTTCTCGTCTCTTCGCGAAAAGTACTCGGCTTCGGGCGGCTAA
- a CDS encoding transposase, protein MRLIITTRRVSEGLLEMVHNVSMQDPFAFFITWPTYGTWLPGNDRGWVEYHHGWQLPNRNLESMCTTQMKEKQCLLNPGDREIVVAQVTETCQMRDWTMHAVDCRSNHAHIVVSATKTAPKKIRKDIKAWCTRRLKERSNPHRTNWWAERGSIRYIWNEDSLARVVMYVTEAQDRKGLER, encoded by the coding sequence ATGCGTCTCATCATCACAACCCGACGCGTCAGCGAGGGACTCCTCGAGATGGTTCACAATGTGTCCATGCAAGATCCGTTTGCATTCTTCATCACTTGGCCAACCTATGGCACCTGGCTTCCGGGCAACGATCGCGGATGGGTCGAGTATCACCATGGGTGGCAATTGCCCAATCGAAATCTCGAGTCAATGTGCACGACACAGATGAAGGAGAAGCAGTGCCTGCTCAATCCAGGTGATCGAGAAATTGTTGTCGCTCAAGTGACAGAAACTTGCCAAATGCGAGACTGGACGATGCACGCGGTTGATTGCCGATCCAATCATGCACACATCGTGGTCAGCGCAACCAAGACAGCCCCCAAAAAGATTCGCAAGGATATCAAAGCATGGTGTACACGAAGGCTGAAAGAAAGGTCGAATCCACATCGCACCAACTGGTGGGCCGAGAGAGGAAGTATCCGATACATCTGGAACGAAGACTCACTCGCGAGAGTCGTGATGTACGTCACTGAAGCACAGGATCGAAAGGGACTGGAACGATAG
- a CDS encoding type I restriction endonuclease — translation MELFDTLTRLASRLESQRELLGTEEATKNAVIMPIINALGYNVFDPTEVIPEFTADVGVKKGEKVDYAIVLNGAPTILIECKGINTKLDFKHASQLYRYFGVTAARFAVLTNGQHLWFYTDLDSPNQMDSKAFFKFDLNDFDSRDVAELSKFGKSVFNLENILANATELKFTQQLGAVLATEVESPSDELVKHLTSKIYDGRFTSTVCDQFRPLVKSAFRDFINDRLSSRLKSALQGVDSEVEVGTSEVDAEQRDDGIITTAEEIEGFHIVRAILAKHIPIKRVVMRDTKSYCGVLLDDNNRKPICRLHFNGGQKYLGTFDVEKKENRNPIDHLESIYSFEQQLIDSVNAYDGNLEAGEPVSE, via the coding sequence ATGGAACTCTTCGACACTTTGACCAGACTTGCTTCCCGACTCGAATCACAACGAGAACTGTTGGGGACCGAAGAGGCAACGAAGAATGCAGTTATCATGCCCATCATCAATGCATTGGGCTACAACGTATTCGACCCGACTGAAGTCATCCCTGAGTTCACCGCTGATGTCGGCGTCAAGAAGGGCGAGAAGGTCGACTATGCGATCGTCCTGAATGGGGCGCCGACGATTTTGATTGAATGCAAAGGGATCAACACCAAACTTGACTTCAAGCACGCATCCCAACTCTACCGCTACTTCGGTGTGACCGCGGCTCGGTTTGCAGTACTCACCAACGGACAGCATCTCTGGTTCTATACCGACCTTGATTCTCCAAACCAAATGGATTCGAAGGCATTTTTCAAGTTTGATTTGAACGACTTTGATTCACGCGATGTCGCGGAATTGAGTAAGTTTGGCAAGTCCGTCTTTAACCTGGAAAACATCCTTGCAAACGCTACCGAGCTTAAATTCACTCAGCAACTCGGCGCTGTCTTGGCCACCGAGGTGGAATCGCCCAGTGATGAATTGGTGAAACATCTGACCTCCAAAATCTACGACGGTCGATTCACCTCAACAGTTTGCGACCAATTCCGTCCCCTGGTGAAGTCCGCTTTTCGAGACTTCATTAACGATCGACTCAGTAGTCGACTCAAATCGGCATTGCAGGGGGTCGACTCTGAGGTCGAAGTCGGAACATCTGAAGTTGATGCAGAACAGCGAGATGACGGTATCATCACAACAGCGGAAGAAATTGAGGGATTTCATATCGTCCGCGCAATACTCGCAAAGCATATCCCGATCAAACGAGTGGTAATGCGAGATACGAAAAGCTACTGCGGGGTGTTGCTGGATGACAACAACAGGAAGCCCATATGCCGGCTGCATTTTAACGGTGGACAAAAGTACCTTGGGACATTCGACGTAGAGAAAAAGGAAAATCGAAATCCAATTGATCACTTGGAATCAATTTATTCCTTCGAGCAGCAACTCATTGATTCCGTGAACGCATACGATGGCAACCTGGAAGCCGGTGAACCTGTCTCAGAATGA
- a CDS encoding AAA family ATPase, whose amino-acid sequence MNDPSLPPILPEDNSGPDNPGGAHSASPQPGSAALASEAPPVSPEFAKIKELFELIQAEVGKLYVGQDELVLGTLTALFSGGHVLIESVPGLGKTLFVRTLGRILGCEFGRIQFTADLMPSDITGAPIFDMQKSEFRFRAGPVFTQLLLADEINRSPAKTHAALLEIMQEYRVTIDGTSHPVPKPFLVLATQNPLESEGTYNLPEAQLDRFMFKLMVDYPSAAEEAEILKMHSLQVDFGQRLEAEIQPITNPEIVQKVIATCSQVRVEDRLVEYINSLIRSTRTWPAFHIGASPRAGIALMQSARTIAAFAGRDFAVPDDVIEIILPVLRHRVSLTAEAEIEGRSVDEELRAMIRGIEVPRN is encoded by the coding sequence TTGAACGATCCTTCCTTGCCGCCCATCTTGCCCGAAGACAACTCCGGTCCCGACAACCCCGGCGGCGCCCACTCCGCGTCGCCCCAACCCGGTTCTGCTGCATTGGCTTCGGAAGCTCCGCCGGTCTCCCCCGAATTCGCCAAGATCAAGGAGCTCTTTGAGTTGATCCAGGCCGAAGTCGGCAAGCTGTACGTTGGACAAGACGAGCTGGTGCTGGGCACGTTGACCGCGCTGTTCTCCGGGGGGCACGTGTTGATTGAATCGGTTCCCGGCCTCGGCAAAACGCTGTTTGTCCGGACGCTGGGCCGCATCCTCGGATGCGAATTTGGACGCATCCAATTCACCGCCGACTTGATGCCCTCGGACATCACCGGTGCTCCCATCTTCGACATGCAGAAGAGCGAGTTTCGTTTTCGCGCCGGCCCTGTGTTCACCCAGTTGCTGTTGGCCGATGAAATCAACCGGTCGCCAGCCAAGACTCACGCGGCGCTGCTCGAGATCATGCAGGAGTACCGGGTCACGATTGATGGGACCAGCCACCCGGTGCCGAAACCGTTTCTCGTTTTAGCGACCCAAAACCCACTGGAAAGCGAAGGCACGTACAACCTGCCCGAGGCCCAACTCGACCGCTTCATGTTCAAACTGATGGTCGACTACCCATCCGCCGCCGAAGAAGCCGAAATTTTGAAAATGCATTCGCTGCAAGTCGACTTTGGGCAGCGATTGGAAGCGGAAATCCAACCGATCACCAACCCGGAGATCGTCCAAAAGGTGATCGCGACGTGCAGTCAAGTTCGGGTCGAAGATCGCTTGGTCGAGTACATCAACTCGCTGATTCGATCGACGCGGACCTGGCCCGCATTCCACATCGGTGCGTCCCCACGAGCCGGAATTGCACTGATGCAATCTGCACGGACGATCGCCGCCTTCGCCGGCCGCGATTTCGCGGTGCCAGACGACGTGATTGAGATCATTCTGCCCGTTTTGCGGCACCGAGTCTCGTTGACCGCGGAGGCCGAAATTGAGGGTCGCAGCGTTGATGAGGAATTGCGGGCCATGATTCGGGGAATCGAAGTCCCACGGAACTGA
- a CDS encoding ligase-associated DNA damage response DEXH box helicase translates to MTSLCGTQIALSTDDRCGSFCWGRKSLTNNPSRQSDPLNNSLKLVPETPTQTIDRYFASIGWKPFAFQRTVWRSYRDGYSGLLHSATGTGKTLGVWMGPILKWLQENPDRSKWNPKRSPPVRVLWITPLRALAGDTEKSLRAPLDALGLPWTLESRTGDSKQSAKQRQLKKLPTALVTTPESLSLMLTHEKLLAQLSQLECVIVDEWHELLGTKRGIQTELALSRLRSLNPDLRIWGVSATLGNLAQACQALMGDTPADRVKVVEGHKNKKIKVESIIPEKMDRFPWSGHLGTKMVPQVVQLLESVQSALVFTNTRSQTEIWYQHLLKQKPEWAGQIAIHHGSLDMSVRRWVEDGLRAGKLRAVVCTSSLDLGVDFTAVDLVVQIGSPKGAARLLQRAGRSGHQPDATSRLVFVPTNAIELIELAAAQDAIRSGRLEARPMLDKPLDVLAQHVVTIAIGGGFTQDALLEEVRMAHAYQSLTDPEWQWVLDFVVRGGESLEAYPDYHRVEVVDERFQVTQRRTITNHRMNIGTIVADASMQVKYLKGKTLGSAEESFLSKLKPGNKFLFAGRLVELVRVKDNAAYVRRAKGKPDTVPRWMGARMPLSSELSDGLRRRIEQASEGTFVGREMKSLKPLLELQAEWSTLPRSDELLMEKVKTRGGHHVFLYPFEGRLVHEGLAALFAYRMSQRRTQTFSIGCNDHGIVLQSPTPIEVEQAVTAGVFATGDLVEEILKSMNSTEMAKRQFRQIARVAGLIHPGLPGRRKSAGHLQASSNLFFDVFCQYDPNNMLLEQSRREVLEQQLESSRMRLALQRIQASRILLNEPKRVTPLAFGLLVDKLRERVSSETLADRIRRMQADLELAAGKP, encoded by the coding sequence ATGACTTCGCTCTGTGGCACACAGATTGCGTTGTCGACGGACGACCGCTGCGGTTCATTTTGCTGGGGCCGCAAATCGCTGACGAACAACCCAAGCCGCCAATCGGATCCTTTGAACAACTCTCTTAAGCTCGTGCCCGAGACACCCACTCAGACAATTGACCGCTACTTCGCGTCAATTGGTTGGAAACCATTCGCGTTTCAACGAACAGTTTGGCGGAGTTATCGCGATGGCTACAGCGGGTTGTTGCACTCCGCGACGGGGACGGGAAAGACACTGGGCGTTTGGATGGGGCCGATCCTGAAATGGCTGCAGGAGAACCCTGACAGGTCGAAATGGAATCCGAAGCGAAGTCCGCCGGTTCGTGTCCTGTGGATCACGCCGCTGCGTGCGCTGGCCGGTGACACTGAGAAGTCACTCCGCGCACCGCTTGATGCGCTGGGGCTGCCGTGGACCCTTGAATCCAGAACGGGCGACAGCAAACAGAGTGCGAAGCAGCGGCAACTGAAGAAGCTTCCAACGGCACTCGTCACGACGCCGGAAAGTCTTTCGTTGATGCTGACGCATGAGAAACTTCTGGCTCAGTTGTCGCAATTGGAATGTGTGATCGTCGACGAATGGCACGAGTTGCTGGGCACGAAGCGTGGCATTCAAACCGAGTTAGCACTGTCGCGGCTTCGTTCGCTCAATCCCGATCTGCGGATCTGGGGTGTGTCGGCGACCCTCGGCAATTTGGCTCAGGCGTGTCAGGCCTTGATGGGAGACACTCCGGCCGACCGAGTCAAAGTGGTGGAAGGGCACAAAAACAAGAAGATCAAAGTGGAGTCCATCATTCCGGAAAAAATGGATCGATTTCCCTGGTCAGGGCATCTCGGCACCAAAATGGTTCCACAGGTCGTGCAGTTGTTGGAGTCCGTCCAAAGTGCGTTGGTTTTCACCAACACTCGTTCGCAAACCGAGATCTGGTATCAGCATCTGTTGAAGCAGAAACCCGAGTGGGCGGGGCAGATCGCGATCCATCATGGTTCGCTCGACATGTCCGTCCGCCGATGGGTCGAGGACGGCTTGCGTGCAGGGAAGCTGCGTGCGGTGGTTTGCACCAGCAGTTTGGACCTGGGGGTGGATTTCACCGCCGTGGATTTAGTGGTTCAAATCGGCAGTCCCAAAGGGGCCGCGAGATTGTTGCAACGGGCGGGCCGAAGTGGGCATCAGCCTGACGCGACGAGCAGGCTGGTGTTTGTTCCCACCAATGCGATTGAACTGATCGAGTTGGCGGCTGCCCAAGACGCCATTCGCAGTGGTCGCTTGGAGGCTCGGCCAATGTTGGACAAACCGCTCGATGTGCTCGCTCAACATGTCGTGACGATCGCGATCGGCGGAGGCTTCACCCAGGACGCTCTGCTAGAAGAGGTTCGCATGGCTCACGCGTATCAATCACTGACCGATCCGGAGTGGCAATGGGTTTTGGACTTCGTCGTTCGCGGGGGCGAGTCACTGGAAGCCTACCCGGACTACCACCGCGTCGAAGTCGTCGACGAGCGATTCCAAGTGACTCAGCGACGGACGATCACCAATCACCGCATGAACATCGGCACGATCGTCGCCGATGCATCGATGCAGGTGAAGTATCTGAAAGGAAAGACGCTTGGAAGCGCGGAGGAGAGTTTCCTTTCAAAACTGAAACCCGGCAACAAGTTTCTGTTCGCGGGCCGCTTGGTGGAATTGGTGCGTGTCAAAGACAACGCAGCGTACGTGCGTCGGGCCAAGGGAAAACCAGACACGGTGCCGCGTTGGATGGGCGCACGCATGCCGCTCTCGAGTGAACTGAGCGACGGACTCCGGAGACGAATCGAGCAGGCTTCCGAGGGGACCTTCGTCGGTCGAGAAATGAAGTCGCTCAAACCGTTGCTGGAATTGCAGGCTGAGTGGAGCACGCTGCCTCGCAGCGATGAACTGTTGATGGAAAAGGTCAAGACTCGCGGCGGGCATCACGTGTTTTTGTATCCGTTTGAAGGCCGTCTCGTTCACGAAGGCTTGGCGGCGCTGTTTGCGTATCGCATGTCGCAACGACGGACGCAGACGTTTTCCATTGGCTGCAATGACCACGGCATCGTGTTGCAGTCACCCACGCCAATCGAGGTCGAACAGGCGGTGACCGCTGGGGTGTTCGCCACCGGTGACTTGGTCGAAGAGATTTTGAAAAGCATGAACTCGACCGAGATGGCAAAGCGTCAGTTTCGTCAGATCGCACGCGTTGCCGGTTTGATTCACCCTGGTCTGCCCGGTCGGCGAAAAAGTGCCGGGCATTTGCAAGCCAGCAGCAATTTGTTCTTTGATGTTTTCTGTCAGTACGATCCGAACAACATGCTTTTGGAACAGAGTCGCCGGGAAGTGCTGGAACAGCAACTGGAATCTTCGCGGATGCGGTTGGCGTTGCAACGCATTCAGGCGAGCCGCATCCTTCTCAACGAACCGAAACGTGTGACTCCGTTGGCGTTCGGGCTGTTGGTCGACAAATTGCGGGAACGGGTCAGCAGCGAAACTTTGGCAGATCGAATTCGAAGAATGCAAGCTGACTTGGAACTGGCGGCGGGCAAGCCATGA
- a CDS encoding ParA family protein, translating to MIIALVNSKGGVGKSTLAGNLAGWLHSHGHRVVLADCERPDRSAPASPPMVDNSADDTPTIDCAG from the coding sequence ATGATAATTGCACTTGTAAATTCAAAAGGTGGCGTCGGAAAATCGACGTTGGCCGGAAATCTCGCCGGATGGCTCCACAGCCACGGTCACCGAGTTGTTCTCGCCGACTGCGAACGTCCCGATCGATCAGCACCAGCCAGTCCACCGATGGTCGATAACTCAGCAGACGACACACCAACGATCGACTGCGCCGGATGA